The Mesotoga sp. UBA6090 genome contains a region encoding:
- a CDS encoding HU family DNA-binding protein: MNKKELIAELAERTGATKKLVGDIIDSFIVVVEEELSKNEEVKLVGFGTFNVTKRKARKGVNPRTKEAIEIPGGKVPKFRPGKELKEKVQ; the protein is encoded by the coding sequence GTGAACAAGAAAGAACTTATCGCTGAACTTGCAGAAAGAACCGGAGCAACCAAGAAGCTTGTTGGAGACATCATTGATAGTTTCATCGTTGTAGTTGAAGAAGAGCTATCAAAGAATGAAGAAGTGAAACTCGTCGGATTCGGAACTTTCAATGTTACTAAGAGAAAGGCAAGAAAAGGTGTTAACCCGAGAACAAAGGAAGCAATCGAGATTCCCGGCGGGAAGGTGCCGAAATTCAGACCTGGTAAAGAGCTAAAAGAGAAAGTTCAGTAA
- a CDS encoding CaiB/BaiF CoA transferase family protein, which yields MSKPLEGLFVLDLTRVLAGPFCTMLLCDMGATVVKVERPDGGDDSRSFSPFVGDESAYFMSINRGKKSITLNLKTAEGKNLLERLIERADALVENFRPGVFEKLGFPAGRLREINPGLIYTCSSGFGHSGPMSRRTAYDLIIQGLSGMMSITGPDKDNPTKVGSSIADIFCGTFACIGILAALQSRNVSGIGQMVDVAMLDSMVAVLENAIARYAATGEVPVPIGNRHPSIAPFASFETLDGKINIAVGNDGIWNKFCKAIDRSDICDDQRFASNPARVKNISELMEIISEQLKKKGSEEWLSAFEKLDIPSGKINNVSDLFEDEQIKAREMIVEVSHRSGIVKMPGVPIKFSETPASISGPAPLLGEHNSEIYIGMLGISVQEMDALRENGVI from the coding sequence TTGTCAAAGCCCCTTGAAGGCCTCTTTGTTCTAGATCTTACGCGTGTCCTTGCCGGACCTTTCTGCACAATGCTTCTCTGTGACATGGGCGCTACCGTCGTTAAGGTGGAGCGACCTGACGGCGGAGACGATTCAAGATCGTTCAGTCCTTTTGTTGGAGACGAAAGCGCTTACTTCATGAGCATAAACAGAGGGAAGAAAAGTATCACCCTTAATTTGAAGACAGCCGAAGGAAAGAATCTCCTCGAAAGACTTATCGAGAGAGCGGATGCGTTAGTGGAAAACTTCAGGCCGGGCGTCTTTGAAAAACTTGGCTTTCCAGCGGGAAGACTGCGCGAGATTAATCCCGGACTGATATACACATGTTCGTCCGGTTTTGGACACTCCGGTCCCATGAGCAGAAGAACTGCTTATGATCTCATTATTCAAGGACTTAGCGGAATGATGAGCATCACTGGTCCTGACAAAGATAATCCGACAAAGGTCGGAAGTTCAATCGCAGATATTTTCTGCGGAACATTCGCATGCATCGGGATCCTAGCCGCACTTCAGAGCCGTAATGTCAGTGGAATAGGGCAAATGGTAGATGTTGCAATGCTTGACAGCATGGTCGCCGTTCTGGAAAACGCCATCGCCAGATATGCGGCAACTGGGGAGGTCCCCGTTCCAATTGGAAACAGACACCCGTCGATTGCGCCATTCGCCTCTTTTGAGACTCTTGACGGAAAAATCAATATCGCCGTAGGAAATGATGGAATCTGGAACAAGTTCTGCAAAGCAATTGACAGGTCGGACATATGTGATGATCAGAGGTTTGCTAGTAATCCCGCTAGAGTAAAGAATATTTCCGAGCTGATGGAAATAATCAGTGAACAGCTGAAAAAGAAAGGATCTGAGGAATGGTTGAGCGCCTTTGAGAAACTGGATATTCCTTCCGGGAAGATAAATAACGTATCCGATCTATTTGAAGACGAGCAGATCAAAGCAAGAGAAATGATCGTTGAGGTTTCCCACAGAAGCGGAATAGTGAAAATGCCTGGTGTTCCGATCAAATTCTCGGAAACCCCCGCTTCTATTTCCGGCCCGGCACCTCTACTTGGAGAGCACAATAGCGAGATCTATATAGGAATGCTTGGAATTAGTGTTCAGGAGATGGATGCCCTTCGTGAAAACGGCGTAATATGA
- a CDS encoding DUF501 domain-containing protein, with amino-acid sequence MESSSAEKKIVSLQLGRILKNDFGIVRVCEWGFPQVIQSSLIAEGKPFPTLFWLSCPFLKEEVSRFESAGMIAEFEKRLEEDETFAGEYLRAHSQTALLKEELLEKAPVSEEQKRLLMERGIGGIRNLKRVKCLHLQLANFLGGVPNPVGREVWNLLKKTQCSYERVICGELLSKYE; translated from the coding sequence TTGGAAAGCAGTAGTGCTGAGAAGAAAATAGTTTCGCTACAGCTTGGAAGGATTCTGAAAAATGATTTCGGAATTGTCAGAGTCTGTGAATGGGGATTCCCACAAGTCATACAATCTTCGTTGATTGCTGAAGGGAAACCATTTCCAACTTTGTTCTGGCTTAGTTGTCCATTTCTGAAGGAGGAAGTTTCGAGGTTCGAAAGTGCAGGGATGATCGCTGAGTTTGAGAAAAGGCTCGAAGAAGACGAGACTTTTGCCGGTGAATACTTGAGAGCGCATTCCCAGACGGCACTTCTTAAAGAGGAACTACTCGAAAAGGCCCCTGTTTCTGAGGAACAGAAGAGACTACTCATGGAAAGAGGTATTGGGGGAATCAGGAATCTGAAAAGAGTGAAGTGTCTCCACCTTCAGCTTGCGAATTTTCTCGGCGGGGTACCAAACCCTGTGGGAAGAGAGGTCTGGAATCTGCTGAAGAAAACTCAGTGTTCTTACGAGAGAGTCATATGCGGAGAGTTGTTGAGCAAGTATGAATGA
- a CDS encoding carbon-nitrogen hydrolase family protein, with product MKEFVASAIQFEVEPMKVERNLEVAYRWISRCVTETGASFIVLPESFTTGFTPTGSASELWDAVDEIPGRLTSEGLKWASEFGVYICFPTYERGRERGIIYNSASVLGPEGILGVYRKTHPFPTERLAAGGWTTPGVDPLVVSTPIADVGVVICYDGDFPELARVTALKGAEVVCRPSAFLRTYDQWELTNRARAYDNHVYWIASNLVGKDASGANFFGSSMIVHPSGAKIVQASGCEEYISARLNDDPIKKIVPGSSRDQIFDHIEDRNLDSYRDILTEGKSVFEPSRRIPYGRR from the coding sequence ATGAAAGAATTCGTTGCTTCAGCTATTCAGTTCGAAGTTGAGCCTATGAAGGTTGAGAGGAACTTAGAAGTCGCATATCGCTGGATAAGCAGATGCGTAACGGAAACGGGAGCATCATTCATTGTATTGCCGGAGAGCTTTACGACGGGTTTCACTCCGACAGGAAGTGCGAGTGAGCTTTGGGATGCAGTCGATGAAATCCCCGGTCGCCTTACGAGTGAAGGACTGAAATGGGCGAGTGAGTTTGGCGTTTATATTTGCTTTCCCACTTATGAGCGTGGCAGGGAACGTGGAATCATATATAATAGCGCTTCTGTCCTCGGTCCTGAAGGGATTCTTGGAGTTTATCGAAAGACTCATCCTTTTCCCACAGAAAGGTTGGCGGCCGGCGGATGGACTACTCCAGGAGTCGATCCGCTTGTTGTCTCGACCCCGATTGCAGATGTCGGGGTAGTGATTTGTTATGACGGCGACTTTCCCGAACTAGCAAGAGTGACCGCGCTTAAAGGCGCAGAGGTGGTTTGCCGGCCATCGGCATTCTTGAGAACCTATGATCAGTGGGAACTCACCAACAGAGCAAGAGCTTATGATAACCATGTTTACTGGATTGCGTCTAATCTGGTTGGAAAAGACGCAAGCGGAGCGAATTTCTTCGGCTCGTCTATGATTGTCCATCCATCGGGGGCGAAGATTGTACAGGCGTCTGGTTGTGAAGAGTATATTTCTGCCAGACTGAATGATGATCCAATAAAGAAGATTGTTCCAGGTTCTTCTAGAGATCAGATTTTCGACCATATTGAGGATAGAAACCTGGATTCCTACAGAGATATTCTGACTGAAGGAAAGAGCGTCTTCGAACCTTCAAGAAGAATTCCATACGGGAGGAGATAG
- a CDS encoding 50S ribosomal protein L11 methyltransferase — MKYRHFVAFLSEEECDLIEGISWNEGFSDLYFEKLVDSGNALHVFLEEEEELPVFLKGIEFSDLGFSEQKDWFEKWKESLVPFELCDGIEVIPLEEEEEIIDSNKIGIIPGMAFGTGLHESTKLAASLLSELIQRGSKVLDVGCGTGILSVIAAKRGASSVLALDVDQHSIEKTVEIGRINHISIETRLSNFLSALKPEERFDLIVSNMIVELLKEFVLDLRGFLLKDGRVILSGIYKDKYQELKSLVEKGFLIERIKEDGDWKAVVLRRK; from the coding sequence GTGAAGTACAGACACTTTGTCGCGTTTCTCTCAGAAGAGGAATGCGATCTAATTGAAGGAATCAGCTGGAACGAAGGTTTTTCAGATCTCTATTTTGAAAAACTTGTTGATTCAGGAAACGCATTGCACGTTTTTCTGGAGGAAGAGGAAGAACTCCCGGTTTTTCTGAAAGGGATCGAGTTTTCGGATCTGGGTTTTAGTGAACAGAAGGATTGGTTTGAGAAGTGGAAGGAGTCTCTGGTTCCATTTGAGCTCTGTGATGGGATCGAGGTCATTCCTCTGGAAGAAGAAGAGGAGATAATCGATTCAAACAAGATCGGTATTATTCCCGGAATGGCCTTCGGAACGGGCCTTCACGAATCCACGAAACTTGCCGCTTCTCTTCTTTCAGAGCTCATTCAAAGAGGTTCGAAAGTTCTTGATGTTGGCTGCGGGACTGGCATTTTGTCGGTGATAGCTGCCAAGAGAGGAGCGTCTTCGGTTCTCGCTCTGGATGTTGATCAGCATTCTATTGAGAAAACAGTTGAAATTGGCCGAATAAATCATATCTCCATAGAAACGCGTCTGTCCAACTTTCTTTCGGCGTTAAAGCCAGAGGAGCGTTTCGACCTCATTGTCTCGAATATGATAGTTGAGTTGCTGAAGGAGTTTGTTCTCGATCTTCGGGGGTTTCTCCTAAAGGATGGCAGAGTGATCCTTTCGGGAATATACAAAGATAAGTACCAGGAATTGAAGAGTCTCGTAGAGAAGGGCTTTCTCATCGAGCGTATTAAGGAAGATGGAGATTGGAAAGCAGTAGTGCTGAGAAGAAAATAG
- the rnc gene encoding ribonuclease III — MLSLEEEKLVDEFCRINEIEADRELVFRALCHSSFTNELAQNGERLLESNERMEFLGDAVLELSLATTLFSNYSLSEGDMSKVRAMVGSEKVLSYVARSMRVGEYIFLGKGERQSGGSERDSILADAFEAVLAAIFLTGGLDISVEFVQSKLSEYIEKAVGGDLILDYKTSLQELTQARFSSRPVYETILDEGPPQDKWFKVGVFLEGRIVGEGEGRTKKAAEQLAAKHALETLNESVNSAGAEQ, encoded by the coding sequence ATGCTCAGTTTAGAAGAAGAAAAGTTGGTAGATGAGTTTTGCAGAATAAACGAAATAGAAGCGGACAGGGAGCTCGTTTTTAGAGCTCTCTGTCATTCCTCTTTCACCAATGAGCTCGCCCAGAACGGAGAAAGGCTTCTCGAGTCCAACGAAAGAATGGAATTTCTGGGAGACGCCGTTCTTGAATTGTCTCTAGCCACAACCCTATTCAGCAATTATTCCCTCAGTGAAGGCGATATGTCGAAAGTGAGAGCTATGGTGGGAAGTGAGAAGGTCCTTTCTTACGTTGCCAGATCAATGAGAGTCGGAGAATATATTTTTCTTGGCAAGGGAGAGAGGCAGAGCGGAGGATCGGAAAGAGATTCGATTCTTGCAGATGCCTTCGAAGCTGTTCTGGCAGCAATCTTTTTGACGGGCGGCCTTGACATCTCAGTTGAATTTGTTCAATCAAAGCTGTCAGAGTATATTGAGAAAGCGGTTGGAGGAGACCTGATTCTCGATTACAAGACTTCCCTTCAGGAACTCACGCAGGCTCGCTTCAGCTCAAGACCTGTATATGAGACGATTCTCGATGAAGGTCCACCACAGGATAAGTGGTTCAAGGTTGGAGTATTCCTGGAAGGGAGAATTGTTGGTGAAGGCGAAGGGCGAACAAAAAAGGCAGCAGAGCAACTGGCCGCAAAGCATGCTCTGGAAACCCTCAATGAAAGCGTGAATAGTGCAGGTGCTGAACAGTGA
- a CDS encoding DUF2877 domain-containing protein yields the protein MIHLYPFERSFDWNEEISSLTVKSIYDTVVNLRSDSGRRCSLLLKTEDYLPRSALIEALPALEKGQEIVVDLKCVAEGFDPSCLLEPPKVKWKDLWLEWLEFLKREELADLLDNIDKPEKMIGLGPGSTPAGDDFLVGLIMAFRLTGIDSNELGIDRNTLGRKTEWFSSEMIRDALDGKFWKRGIDLARALAGDDVARILEKAGKIVEWGHLSGKAWLAGLAYGLEQSGVY from the coding sequence ATGATCCATCTATATCCATTCGAGAGAAGTTTCGATTGGAATGAGGAGATTAGTAGTCTTACGGTCAAGAGCATTTATGATACCGTAGTGAATCTGAGGAGTGATTCTGGAAGGAGATGCTCTCTTCTCCTGAAGACAGAGGATTACCTTCCCCGATCGGCATTGATCGAGGCTCTTCCAGCACTTGAGAAAGGCCAGGAGATTGTTGTTGATTTGAAGTGCGTGGCAGAGGGGTTCGATCCATCTTGCCTTTTAGAGCCTCCAAAGGTCAAGTGGAAGGACCTGTGGTTGGAATGGTTAGAATTCTTGAAGAGAGAAGAACTTGCGGATCTGCTCGATAACATCGATAAGCCCGAGAAAATGATCGGTTTAGGGCCCGGTTCGACTCCGGCCGGTGACGACTTCCTTGTCGGCCTGATCATGGCTTTCAGGCTCACCGGAATCGATAGCAATGAATTGGGAATTGATCGTAATACGCTTGGCAGGAAGACAGAATGGTTCTCATCCGAGATGATAAGAGATGCTCTCGATGGGAAGTTTTGGAAGCGAGGGATTGACCTGGCCCGTGCTCTTGCAGGAGATGATGTCGCCAGGATCCTCGAGAAGGCAGGAAAAATCGTGGAGTGGGGCCATCTGTCGGGAAAGGCCTGGCTTGCAGGATTAGCGTATGGTCTTGAACAAAGTGGAGTCTATTAG
- the uvrC gene encoding excinuclease ABC subunit UvrC, with translation MNEKILNKASQLPEEPGVYIFKNQKGVVVYVGKAKKLKRRVLSYFRESTWAKNEKAKRIAEEAEDLDFIMVTSEREALLLEANLIFNGKPKYNVFLKDSRTYPYIYISADQYPYLGITRTKELEGSYFGPYTSAGLVRKLLEFLQKVFGIRTCSYDLSRVKKPCFLYHLKMCSAPCVEKVTPEEYREQLSALTDFLEGDTLKVREALLKRMTVLSEAMQFERAAEIRDILSSMDDLYAFQGVEASLDLKADILAVSTGLAALLQVRGGMLLGKLVFDFPDGTPVDFITQFYYAKGNRIPKALIVTGLKKKDIKQFKRDFQYIGDPRDEQEERLLSIAFKNIDEEQKIRLNATHSLRQAHQILGLKRFPSRIEGIDISHTQGLYTVASVVVFDNGKPNKSEYRRYRISELDEPNDFEAIATVIKRRYTKHPLPDLLLIDGGEPQLRAVEKAFAEIGMDEYEVVGLAKEFNELVFLDSRDRVKLKEEHPVLRMIISIDKEAHRFAINYHRVLRERRFQTSRIDDIPGIGPKRKKALLRAFGSVKGIAEASEADLYGVLKNSKAVEAVVQWANEKSGD, from the coding sequence ATGAATGAGAAAATATTGAACAAAGCCTCGCAGCTTCCCGAGGAGCCGGGAGTTTACATCTTCAAAAATCAAAAAGGCGTTGTAGTTTACGTCGGCAAAGCAAAGAAACTGAAGAGAAGAGTCCTGTCATACTTCAGAGAATCTACGTGGGCAAAGAATGAAAAGGCCAAACGAATTGCAGAAGAGGCAGAAGATCTAGACTTCATAATGGTTACATCAGAGCGTGAGGCTCTGCTTCTTGAGGCGAATCTGATCTTCAACGGAAAGCCTAAGTATAATGTCTTCCTGAAAGATTCCCGAACCTACCCGTACATTTACATCTCTGCAGATCAATACCCGTATCTTGGAATCACAAGGACAAAAGAGCTGGAAGGTTCATATTTTGGACCTTATACAAGCGCGGGACTTGTAAGAAAACTGCTTGAGTTCCTGCAGAAGGTTTTCGGAATCCGAACCTGCTCGTACGATCTCAGCAGGGTCAAGAAACCCTGTTTCCTCTATCACCTCAAGATGTGTTCCGCACCCTGTGTTGAAAAAGTGACGCCTGAAGAGTATCGAGAACAGCTTTCGGCTCTCACAGATTTTCTCGAAGGAGACACCTTGAAAGTGAGAGAGGCTCTTCTTAAACGGATGACGGTGCTCTCCGAAGCGATGCAGTTTGAGAGGGCCGCGGAGATAAGAGACATCCTTTCCTCTATGGATGATCTCTATGCATTCCAAGGGGTTGAAGCTTCTCTAGATCTGAAGGCGGACATTCTCGCCGTTTCTACGGGCCTGGCCGCGTTGCTTCAGGTTAGGGGTGGAATGCTTCTTGGGAAACTGGTTTTTGATTTTCCCGATGGGACTCCGGTAGATTTCATTACACAGTTTTACTACGCAAAAGGAAATCGAATACCGAAAGCGCTTATCGTAACGGGTCTGAAGAAGAAGGATATCAAGCAGTTCAAGAGAGACTTCCAGTATATCGGAGATCCTCGTGATGAGCAGGAAGAGCGACTTCTAAGCATAGCCTTCAAGAACATTGATGAAGAGCAGAAGATTAGACTGAATGCCACCCATTCCCTGAGACAGGCTCATCAGATTCTGGGGCTGAAGAGATTTCCTTCGAGAATCGAGGGTATAGATATCTCTCACACTCAGGGACTGTACACGGTAGCCTCGGTGGTTGTCTTCGACAATGGAAAGCCTAACAAATCCGAATATAGAAGATACCGCATAAGCGAGCTAGACGAACCAAATGATTTTGAGGCAATAGCAACCGTCATCAAGAGGCGATACACAAAACATCCGCTTCCAGATCTTCTTCTAATCGACGGTGGAGAACCACAGCTCAGAGCTGTCGAGAAGGCCTTTGCCGAGATAGGCATGGATGAATACGAAGTAGTGGGATTAGCAAAGGAGTTCAATGAGCTTGTCTTTCTTGACAGTCGCGACAGGGTTAAGCTGAAGGAAGAGCACCCCGTCTTGAGAATGATAATCTCTATAGACAAAGAAGCCCATCGCTTTGCTATCAATTATCACCGGGTCCTCAGGGAAAGGAGATTTCAAACTTCAAGGATAGACGACATTCCTGGGATCGGGCCGAAAAGGAAGAAGGCGCTGCTTAGGGCATTTGGCAGCGTCAAAGGGATCGCTGAAGCCTCTGAAGCCGATCTTTATGGCGTCCTTAAGAACAGTAAGGCAGTTGAAGCGGTTGTCCAGTGGGCAAATGAAAAAAGTGGAGACTGA
- a CDS encoding TrpB-like pyridoxal phosphate-dependent enzyme: MKKRIVVNLKSEELPRSWYNIKADLPFKMDPPLNPATNEVVDPKDLMAIFPKSIVEQEMSEERFIPIPEPVLDEYVVFRPSPLIRATFLEEYLNTPARIYYKYEGNSPTGSHKTNTAIAQAYYNKADGVTELTTETGAGQWGSALSYAGRKFGLSVRVFMVRNSYQSKPMRQHMMKMFNGAVEPSPGENTESGRKFLEDRKNFSGSLGMAISEAIEIVLNSTTKKYSLGSVLDHVLLHQTIIGLEVEKQLEMLGEKPSSILGCHGGGSNFGGTILPFVKRRLDGEDIEFVACEPESCPTLSKGEYRYDSGDTAGFTPLLKMYTLGRDFVPPAIHAGGLRYHGAAPLVSRLVKEGIVTPEALPQDETFKAGLLFATTEGIVPAPESTHAIAGAVRRAIEARENREEKVIVFTLSGNGALDLSSYTSTIEAHEDVLNFDNLRESSVVER, translated from the coding sequence ATGAAGAAGAGAATTGTAGTGAATTTGAAGTCAGAGGAGTTGCCAAGAAGCTGGTATAACATAAAGGCTGACTTGCCTTTCAAAATGGATCCGCCTTTGAATCCAGCAACGAACGAAGTCGTCGACCCCAAAGATTTGATGGCTATCTTTCCAAAGTCAATTGTTGAGCAGGAGATGAGTGAAGAGAGGTTCATTCCAATCCCAGAACCGGTTCTGGACGAATACGTGGTTTTCCGTCCCAGTCCACTCATTAGAGCGACTTTTCTTGAGGAGTATCTGAACACTCCTGCCAGAATCTACTACAAATATGAGGGGAACTCGCCTACAGGAAGCCACAAAACAAACACGGCCATCGCACAGGCCTACTACAATAAGGCCGATGGAGTCACAGAGCTTACTACCGAGACAGGTGCCGGACAGTGGGGAAGTGCCCTCTCCTATGCCGGGAGAAAATTTGGCCTCAGCGTAAGAGTGTTCATGGTCAGAAACAGCTATCAGTCAAAGCCAATGAGACAACACATGATGAAGATGTTCAACGGCGCGGTAGAACCCAGCCCAGGAGAGAATACTGAAAGCGGCAGAAAGTTTCTTGAGGACAGAAAGAATTTCTCAGGCTCTCTAGGAATGGCAATCAGCGAGGCTATTGAAATCGTTCTGAATTCCACCACCAAGAAGTATTCCCTTGGAAGCGTTCTTGATCACGTGCTTCTGCATCAAACTATAATTGGATTGGAAGTCGAAAAACAGCTTGAAATGCTCGGCGAGAAGCCATCGTCCATCTTAGGATGTCATGGTGGAGGATCAAACTTTGGCGGAACAATTCTACCCTTTGTCAAAAGGAGACTCGACGGTGAAGACATCGAGTTCGTCGCATGCGAGCCGGAGTCCTGCCCCACTCTATCTAAAGGCGAGTATCGCTATGATAGCGGAGACACCGCAGGTTTCACACCATTATTGAAGATGTACACACTTGGCAGAGACTTCGTTCCGCCCGCAATTCATGCCGGAGGACTTAGGTATCACGGAGCCGCTCCGCTCGTTTCAAGATTGGTGAAGGAGGGAATTGTCACTCCGGAGGCCTTACCTCAAGATGAGACTTTCAAAGCAGGACTTCTCTTCGCCACAACCGAGGGAATAGTACCGGCACCGGAATCGACACACGCAATTGCGGGTGCTGTGCGAAGAGCAATTGAGGCCAGAGAGAACAGAGAAGAGAAGGTAATTGTTTTCACTTTGAGCGGAAACGGCGCTCTGGATCTCTCTTCATACACCAGCACAATCGAGGCTCACGAAGATGTTCTTAACTTCGATAATCTGCGTGAATCGAGCGTTGTAGAACGTTGA
- a CDS encoding transketolase: MAGLLTKAELKRLEDLGRICRGDIIKMTTVANSGHPGGSMSSIDIFLSVYDFAKNDPSNPFDPERDRVIVSHGHTSPGVYATLGRLGFVDIDEVICGFRHPGSIFEGHITRGIPGVEWTTGNLGQGLSVGVGMALASKISGKNYRVLVAMSDAEQAKGQVAEARRTAKKYGLDNLVVVIDYNDAQISGNARDIMFVDIKANYLADGWKVIEVDGHDYSELNKALVEAYESKTPVAIIGKTIMGKGVSFMEGDVSYHGKPLDMEKAASALSELKLENDIDRFVEMRKRLPSYHEPIHHKDEEIRPTIGVPFVYPVEKKSDNRSAFGKALADIGKLNKGKLPMMVVDCDLKPSTKVNEFEKIWPENFIQIGVQEHNAATVAGAASVCGVLTFFADFGVFGIDETYNQQRLNDINKANVKVGVTHVGIDVGEDGKTHHCLDYIGALRNFFGFKLIVPADPNQTDRAVRFMSRADGNYLIAMGRSTMNPIADEEGKPFFGDGYEFEYGKVDVVRKGKEVTLVTTGQVTHQAVRAADELRSQGIEVTVLNVSCPLGADFDSVKEHLSSTVISLEDHNVNSGLGSILSDYLVQPRITPKSFEKIGVDKYMFSGDNELLYDLSGLSSKSIVERVRGIIQ; this comes from the coding sequence ATGGCGGGTTTACTCACGAAAGCTGAATTGAAAAGACTTGAAGATCTTGGAAGAATATGTAGGGGTGACATAATAAAAATGACTACTGTTGCCAATTCTGGTCATCCAGGCGGTTCAATGTCATCCATAGACATCTTTCTTTCCGTATACGATTTCGCAAAGAACGATCCAAGTAATCCCTTTGATCCGGAGCGCGACAGGGTTATTGTTAGCCACGGTCACACATCGCCAGGTGTCTACGCAACGCTAGGAAGGCTTGGTTTCGTTGATATCGACGAAGTCATTTGCGGTTTTAGACATCCAGGTTCCATATTCGAAGGTCACATCACAAGAGGGATTCCGGGTGTAGAATGGACGACCGGGAATCTTGGACAAGGTCTTTCGGTGGGAGTTGGTATGGCTCTTGCTTCAAAAATCAGTGGAAAGAATTACAGGGTCCTTGTCGCAATGAGTGATGCGGAACAGGCCAAGGGCCAGGTGGCGGAAGCAAGAAGGACTGCAAAGAAGTACGGGCTTGATAACCTCGTTGTCGTTATTGACTACAATGACGCTCAGATTTCTGGAAATGCGCGCGATATAATGTTCGTGGATATAAAGGCTAATTATCTGGCAGATGGCTGGAAGGTTATTGAAGTCGACGGTCACGACTACTCTGAGCTTAACAAGGCGCTTGTAGAAGCGTACGAGTCGAAAACTCCCGTCGCGATAATCGGTAAGACCATAATGGGAAAGGGAGTTTCGTTTATGGAGGGTGATGTTTCCTATCACGGAAAACCTCTCGATATGGAGAAGGCCGCCTCTGCTCTCTCCGAACTCAAGCTTGAAAACGATATTGATAGATTTGTTGAGATGAGAAAGAGGCTTCCCTCGTATCATGAACCAATACACCATAAGGACGAAGAGATAAGACCAACAATTGGCGTTCCCTTTGTGTATCCCGTTGAAAAGAAGAGTGATAACAGATCGGCCTTCGGGAAGGCTCTTGCAGATATCGGAAAGCTCAACAAGGGTAAACTACCAATGATGGTAGTAGATTGTGATCTAAAACCGTCTACGAAGGTAAATGAATTCGAGAAGATCTGGCCGGAGAACTTCATACAAATTGGTGTCCAGGAACACAATGCTGCAACTGTCGCCGGGGCCGCATCGGTGTGTGGTGTGCTGACTTTCTTTGCCGACTTCGGAGTTTTCGGCATCGATGAAACCTATAACCAGCAGCGACTAAACGATATAAACAAGGCAAACGTAAAGGTCGGAGTAACTCACGTTGGAATCGACGTGGGTGAAGATGGTAAGACTCACCATTGTTTAGATTACATTGGGGCCCTGAGAAACTTTTTCGGTTTCAAACTGATAGTACCTGCCGATCCAAACCAGACAGATAGAGCAGTCAGATTCATGAGCAGGGCCGACGGGAACTACCTCATCGCGATGGGAAGATCTACTATGAATCCAATTGCAGACGAGGAAGGAAAACCGTTCTTTGGGGACGGTTATGAGTTTGAATATGGAAAAGTGGATGTTGTGAGGAAGGGAAAGGAAGTCACGCTTGTTACCACGGGTCAGGTCACTCATCAAGCAGTTAGGGCAGCAGACGAACTGAGATCTCAAGGGATAGAAGTAACCGTTCTTAACGTTAGTTGTCCACTTGGAGCAGACTTCGATAGCGTTAAGGAACATCTCTCTTCTACAGTTATCTCTCTCGAAGACCACAATGTCAATAGCGGTCTAGGATCAATTCTCTCCGACTATCTAGTCCAGCCTCGAATAACGCCGAAGAGTTTCGAAAAGATAGGCGTCGACAAGTATATGTTCTCCGGAGACAACGAATTGCTCTATGACCTTTCGGGTCTTTCGAGCAAGAGCATAGTAGAAAGGGTCAGGGGTATTATCCAATAA